CGTTAATGTGGTTTTGCCGTGGTCAACGTGCCCTATTGTTCCAACGTTTACGTGCGGTTTCGTCCTGTCAAATTTCTCTTTTGCCATCGATTATTGCCTCCCTTTATGATCTTTTGCCTGTGAATTTAGCAACAATTGCTTCTTTTATATTGTTGGGAACAGGTTCATATTTGCTGAACTGCATGGTATACATCGCCCTTCCCTGACTTAACGACCTTAAATCTGTGGCGTATCCGAACATATCCGCAAGCGGGACAAACGCCCTTATGTGCTGGGCTTTTGCCCTTTTTTCCATTCTGTCAATTCTTCCGCGGCGGGAACTTAAGTTTCCTATTATGTCTCCCATAAAATCTTCCGGAGTTACAACCTCAACGTCCATTATCGGCTCAAGAACCTGAGGATTTGCGGCTTTGAAAGCTTCTTTAAACGCCATGGAACCTGCTATCTTAAATGCCATTTCCGAAGAGTCAACATCATGGTAAGAACCGTCATGAAGAGTAACCTTTATGTCCATTATCGGGTATCCGGCTATAACGCCGTTTGCCGCAGCTTCCTGAATTCCTTTATCAACAGCCGGAATGTATTCCCTGGGAATAACACCGCCGACAATCTTATTTACAAATTCATAACCGCCGCCCTTTTCAAGCGGTTCAAGGTCTATCCATACGTGGCCGTACTGTCCGCGTCCGCCTGTCTGCCTTATATACTTGCCCTCAATGTTTTTTGCGATACCGGCAATTGTTTCCCTGTATGACACTTCAGGTTTTCCTACATTACATTCAACCTTAAATTCCCTTCTCATACGGTCAACAATAATTTCAAGGTGAAGTTCGCCCATACCCGAAATAATAGTCTGGGATGTTTCTTCATCCGTCCTTACCCTGAATGTCGGGTCTTCTTCAGCAAGTTTGTTAAGCGCAATACCCATCTTTTCCTGGTCAGCTTTTGTCTTGGGTTCAACAGCGATAAAGATAACCGGTTCCGGGAATTCCATCTTCTCAAGAATTATCGGATTTTTTTCATCGCATAAAGTTTCGCCTGTAAAAGTGTCCTTAAAACCTATTCCGGCAACAATATCACCCGCATAAGCCTCTTTAATTTCTTCCCTTGTGTTTGCGTGCATTCTGATAATACGGCCAAGCCTTTCGGTCTTGCCTTTTACAGAGTTATATACGTACGAACCGGACTGAATTGTGCCGGCATAAATCCTGAAATATGTAAGCCTTCCCACAAAAGGGTCTGACATAATCTTAAAGGCCAGCGCCGTGAATTTTTCATCATCAGAAGCGACCCTTTCAATTTCCCTTACTTCGCCTTCCGGAGCATTGGGATCAAAACCTTTGACAGGAGGAAGGTCAAGCGGACAAGGAAGATAAGCAAGTACGCCGTCAAGCAGCGGCTGAACGCCTTTATTTTTAAAAGCGGTTCCGCAGAATGCCGGGAATATTTTTAGAGCTAATGTTCCTACGCGGATAGCTTTTCTTATTGCGTCTTCTGATACTTCTTTTCCTTCAAGAAAAGCTTCCATTATTTTTTCATCATAATCAGAAGCGGCTTCCATAAGTTTTTCCCTGTAAGCCTTTGCTTCATCAAGAAGATCAGCGGGTATTTCCCTTTCTTCAAACTGTGCTCCAAGCGTTTCAGCAAGCCAGATTATCGCTTTCATCTTTACAAGGTCAATTACACCTTCAAATTTATCTTCGGCGCCTATCGGTATCTGCATTGCAACAGGTTTCGCGCCAAGTTTTTCTATAACGCTTTCAAGGCACATCTTGAAATCAGCGCCTATCCTGTCCATTTTATTAAAGAATATCATCCTTGGAACTTCATATTTATCAGCCTGACGCCAGACTGTTTCTGACTGCGGTTCAACACCGTTTACAGAGT
The nucleotide sequence above comes from Candidatus Goldiibacteriota bacterium. Encoded proteins:
- a CDS encoding elongation factor Tu — protein: MAKEKFDRTKPHVNVGTIGHVDHGKTTLT
- the fusA gene encoding elongation factor G yields the protein MAREFPLNKLRNIGIMAHIDAGKTTLSERVLYYTGKTHKIGEVHEGAATMDWMEQEQERGITITSAATTCFWKDYRINLIDTPGHVDFTVEVERSLRVLDGAVCVFDSVNGVEPQSETVWRQADKYEVPRMIFFNKMDRIGADFKMCLESVIEKLGAKPVAMQIPIGAEDKFEGVIDLVKMKAIIWLAETLGAQFEEREIPADLLDEAKAYREKLMEAASDYDEKIMEAFLEGKEVSEDAIRKAIRVGTLALKIFPAFCGTAFKNKGVQPLLDGVLAYLPCPLDLPPVKGFDPNAPEGEVREIERVASDDEKFTALAFKIMSDPFVGRLTYFRIYAGTIQSGSYVYNSVKGKTERLGRIIRMHANTREEIKEAYAGDIVAGIGFKDTFTGETLCDEKNPIILEKMEFPEPVIFIAVEPKTKADQEKMGIALNKLAEEDPTFRVRTDEETSQTIISGMGELHLEIIVDRMRREFKVECNVGKPEVSYRETIAGIAKNIEGKYIRQTGGRGQYGHVWIDLEPLEKGGGYEFVNKIVGGVIPREYIPAVDKGIQEAAANGVIAGYPIMDIKVTLHDGSYHDVDSSEMAFKIAGSMAFKEAFKAANPQVLEPIMDVEVVTPEDFMGDIIGNLSSRRGRIDRMEKRAKAQHIRAFVPLADMFGYATDLRSLSQGRAMYTMQFSKYEPVPNNIKEAIVAKFTGKRS